The DNA window TAAAGAATCTGGCAACTACCTCTTCTCGCAGGGCCTTCATTAAGGCGTCCGTGTTCGTATTCGACAGGGAGGAATGGCCGAAAACTCTCCGCACCGGCAACCACTTGTTGGGGGTGACGTGAATGCTGTTGAAGGCGCTGCACATCCCGCGGTGGCTCTTCAGCCAGGTGTACTCAGCATCCGTGGCAGTCTTACCGCTGACCTGGGCGCAGTGGAGGATCATGGCCGCCAGCCCGGCCGCCAACGCGCACGATAGTGAACTGCCATTGTACGTTTCCCACACCGTGGGTGGCTCGTCTACACGGCGCGCGCCGCTACTCTCTACCGGAAAGCCGAGCTCGACGCCGGGCAAGAAGTAGTCGCAGGATGCATCGCCCCCGTCGATCTTGTCCCAGCGAATGCCGTCTTGGGTCGCCGCACCGATGCAGAAAACCCGACTGGTGTCCAGCTGCTTCGGGTAAGACTTGTTGTCAGGAAATCCAACGCCCTTGTCTGGATTGGCACAGAACAGCAGGATGTTGTTGTCGGCCGCGAGCTTGATTGCGTTACGCAGCTCACCCATCCGAGTTGTCTGATAGTCCGAGTCCTTCTCGTCGATAGCCCAGCTCATTGAGATAATTTCGACCTTCTCTGCCACGGCCCACTTGATTGCCTGAACAGTTAGATTCCAATATTAGCACCTTTGCCGAGTCCAAGAGGAGAAACCCAGGTGGACGGGACGACTTACCTCGACTATTGACTCAATTGAGAATGAGACCGTCGCTTGGCCTGAGCTGTCACCATGCTTGGGCTCTGGATTGAGCTTTGCCACGTAGAGCCTGACCCCAGGACACATGCGGCAGATGTAGTAGGCCATGACGGTGCCATGGCCGTGAGCGGATGTGTTGTAATTCTGCGAATACCCATTCTTTGACCTCCTCGAACTCGGATTCGGCTGGTGCACCCAAGAGTCGCCGCGCTCAATAGAATCGTCCAGTGTCGCATAACTAGACTTGACGCCGTCATCAATCAGGGCGACCTTGATGGGAGTCGTTTCCTTCTACCAGGTCTGTCAGCAAACAATTCGTATCACGAAACATCAGTATTCATAAACCTTATCTTTCTCCAACATCTCGATGATGTCTGCAAACTGATCCATACACTTTAGCCAATCCTGCCTGTGTGATTGTCAGTTAGATTGAACCTCTGATCTGAACC is part of the Trichoderma atroviride chromosome 1, complete sequence genome and encodes:
- a CDS encoding uncharacterized protein (EggNog:ENOG41~MEROPS:MER0000320), with translation MIFHWLKNRNTLPVKKVFEVMVDDFGDEETLPHSDKAIVESLKGLQVEIWDWARLDIPTGVIYQAAGDHLEKVYLETNQGLESMATMKVYVEKFKKDLQQMFKEVNKGKLVEIHCEAIKPAKKRDSGMASAASKLKGESEQGFAEQDWLKCMDQFADIIEMLEKDKKETTPIKVALIDDGVKSSYATLDDSIERGDSWVHQPNPSSRRSKNGYSQNYNTSAHGHGTVMAYYICRMCPGVRLYVAKLNPEPKHGDSSGQATVSFSIESIVEAIKWAVAEKVEIISMSWAIDEKDSDYQTTRMGELRNAIKLAADNNILLFCANPDKGVGFPDNKSYPKQLDTSRVFCIGAATQDGIRWDKIDGGDASCDYFLPGVELGFPVESSGARRVDEPPTVWETYNGSSLSCALAAGLAAMILHCAQVSGKTATDAEYTWLKSHRGMCSAFNSIHVTPNKWLPVRRVFGHSSLSNTNTDALMKALREEVVARFFKDVPPQRIGREQAPWKLKTRTTLRVDEP